From Vespula vulgaris chromosome 11, iyVesVulg1.1, whole genome shotgun sequence, the proteins below share one genomic window:
- the LOC127067719 gene encoding uncharacterized protein LOC127067719 isoform X1, giving the protein MPKKSTKHVKESGITRSSHHGCDSGTSTDIKVKHFRSVHIGVTNGKRWLSLKKRLGLSTDEDLAVYLLDLAESIVRQDNKCNGLEEWKTNGKEERDSEIVKTENSIDDTEEPLRRSLRKQSTSICPEPDVSSTDTIQSLQTEVHDDIIKLHVRRSSRSKHHKNKAKHHKDKRKKRKHLKNAQNMETDKDYRLQEEKSPNRNLNSVICNTEINTEADTKSKLDVECFRVAPKNIESIMTKTEHIDSIGFIKDVNSEKNELNCNSKGIDIPNGVAQIGEDTSKKNIQLQTTPAVSSSEKNIMNESVVKVVRDILSSQNMENTENKKINEAEIRLHKEQNTESQENSSSISNVLDEAENVKALEERKLKKKRKRPKHETDGEENIVRDTPDDFLDDAMHKHRRKKHKHTSEHKNKKHHDVRKAPQDGIITQEETPNLNIVENESVISVIDKTQIDVNFDGNISEPHRLAITIKLCQDCNSRHLQDACPLNTPQYTITDSITYEDWLNKYKENLEVIKALKSDDPMSEGYGRLPDDGFESDEDSVPVDHCKSKAKIQREEKQLLVDSDRPLYARDSLPECFELKITTAEHGLGIYAKNPVPMYAKLGPLVGKSVKEMDIPDDFPMRHIWEIDNNGKTSYISTTNPLKSNWIRYMRPAETKEGRSVTVITKQGELHLITTQNIMSGMELTYWADSLSSAWTRKNKIDKTNCGGCNLNFTHPIYYRLHCCIFHDTNYSLTIRKYHCKVCGAAVLGKDNIMKHAAELHAGRGAYQCQYCKKFFLRLNYLEMHRTYGCAQNPQRSRPLCDFCGRKFCQPQKLKVHIKRMHSDMSEVLREFQCKLCLKLLGSRAALQRHMKEVHHKDVVGAATCDRCGKMFQNKSNLKIHMLTHSGVKPFKCKENSCKAAFTTKQCLQFHYKKVHGLTEEMMPKIERSVAYTFDAYSGGLVEDVGRGKTPRLSRRNSQQDNSNSLPSLDDCSSESSLKVETNTNSTHPAIMEFPSGTNTTSKYTVEHDTKVSSASTRVTMPVPSGIDTNVEDVRTDVDLYAASRIQSKGSKKWLGEFNPTTTSDIPTSHLPSVPPDVYEFEDSRKEEEEKTVSTTATTQSLLDSSKLGLSVYRRTESANASLLVEAALDAAERDIGAVSSPILEDNDRDANLYSISTQLQSPLPQRSPSHLDSYIQQQDELISPAPTPDNRHTPPSHLHVDYHLHRPVDYMNASRTHNIEQYLHHEDLPRVSSPNSYIHIPQEDLVSPSATPNPRYQDIHHHHQMPTDNLSSDEGDSVAQNLSLSVKEKALQLDLSTSYKYDPLESDFGRERSNFEPLVLNSGELQGLDMSARGFHHSFGAQVQNTRYHHHHLYEITERQSVDLSRTGGYSMSPPPPPPPPYSHSDVLRVVSLDLTPGGRHSVDLSLSRSHHLHSSGTRVITSPQPASSSTPHIVPDTVEGRILSPPPPPLPGYNPSYPVSPAPYHPPRPAYHHYSGYY; this is encoded by the exons ATGCCGAAGAAAAGCACGAAGCATGTGAAGGAATCTGGGATAACGAGAAGCTCCCATCACGGTTGTGATTCCGGCACGAGTACGGATATCAAAGTGAAGCACTTTCGAAGTGTTCACATTGGCGTTACAAATGGAAAGCGTTGGTTATCTCTTAAAAAAAGGCTGGGATTGTCGACGGACGAAGACCTCGCAGTTTATCTTCTCGATCTTGCTGAATCAATCGTCAG aCAAGATAATAAATGCAATGGTCTTGAAGAATGGAAAACAAATggcaaagaagaaagggacTCAGAAATTGTCAAGACTGAAAATTCAATAGATGATACGGAAGAACCTCTTCGTCGAAGCCTAAGGAAGCAAAGTACTTCTATATGTCCAGAACCTGATGTTTCATCTACAGACACAATACAATCTTTACAAACAGAAGTACATGATGACATTATTAAGCTCCATGTACGTCGTAGTTCAAGATCTAAACATCATAAAAATAAGGCTAAACATCATAAAGACAAacgcaagaaaagaaaacacttGAAAAATGCACAGAACATGGAAACAGATAAAGATTATAGGTTacaggaagaaaaaagtcCCAATAGAAATCTAAATTCAGTTATTTGTAACACCGAGATAAATACAGAAGCAGATACTAAATCTAAATTAGATGTAGAATGTTTTCGTGTCGCtccaaaaaatatcgaatctaTTATGACAAAGACTGAGCATATAGATAGTATAGGATTTATAAAGGATGTAAATAGTGAAAAGAACGAGTTAAATTGCAATAGCAAAGGTATCGATATACCTAATGGAGTAGCACAAATTGGAGAAGAtacatctaaaaaaaatatacaactgCAAACTACTCCAGCTGTCTCTTCTtctgaaaagaatattatgaaTGAATCTGTTGTCAAAGTTGTAAGAGATATATTAAGCTCTCAAAATATGgaaaatacagaaaataaaaaaattaatgaagcaGAAATCAGATTACATAAGGAACAAAACACAGAATCTCAGGAAAATAGTAGTTCAATTTCTAATGTGTTAGATGAAGCGGAAAATGTAAAAGCTTTAGAAGaacgtaaattaaaaaagaaaagaaaaagaccaaAACATGAAACTGATGGAGAGGAGAATATTGTCAGAGATACGCCTGATGATTTTTTGGATGATGCTATGCACAAACATCGACGAAAAAAGCACAAGCATACTAGTGAGCACAAAAATAAGAAGCATCATGATGTGCGAAAAGCACCACAAGATGGAATCATTACTCAAGAAGAGACTCCAAATTTGAATATAGTAGAAAATGAATCTGTTATTTCAGTAATAGATAAAACTCAAATTGATGTAAACTTTGATGGTAATATATCAGAGCCTCATAGATTAGCAATTACAATAAAACTCTGTCAAGATTGTAACAGTCGGCATTTACAAGATGCATGTCCACTCAATACACCTCAATATACTATAACAGACTCTATAACGTATGAAGATTGGTTAAacaaatacaaagaaaatcttGAAGTAATTAAGGCTTTAAAATCTGATGATCCTATGTCAGAAGGTTATGGAAGATTACCAGATGATGGTTTTGAGTCAGATGAAGATTCAGTACCTGTAGATCATTGTAAATCGAAAGCAAAAATACagagggaagaaaaacaattactTGTAGATTCAGACAGACCTTTGTATGCTAGAGATTCTTTACCTGAAtgttttgaattaaaaattacaacaGCAGAACATGGTCTTGGAATTTATGCCAAGAACCCAGTTCCCATGTATGCCAAATTAGGTCCATTAGTTGGTAAATCTGTAAAAGAAATGGACATACCAGATGATTTTCCTATGAGACATATTTGGGAG atagaTAATAATGGTAAAACTTCATATATCAGTACCACTAATCCATTGAAAAGTAATTGGATTCGTTACATGAGACCAGCTGAaacaaaagaaggaagaagtgtAACAGTAATTACAAAACAAGGTGAATTACATCTTATCACTACACAAAACATTATGTCAGGAATGGAACTGACTTATTGGGCAGATTCATTGTCTTCAGCGTGGACtaggaagaataaaattgataaaacaa ATTGTGGTGgatgtaatttaaattttaccCATCCTATATATTATCGTTTGCATTGCTGCATTTTTCATGATACCAATTATAGTTTGACTATTAGAAAATACCATTGTAAG GTATGTGGAGCTGCTGTTCTAGGAAAGGATAATATCATGAAACATGCAGCAGAGTTACATGCAGGACGTGGTGCATACCAATGTCagtattgtaaaaaattttttttaagactGAACTATCTTGAAATGCATAGAACATATGGATGTGCACAGAATCCGCAACGTTCTAGGCCATTGTGTGATTTTTGTGGACGTAAATTTTGTCAACCTCAAAAACTCAAAGTACACATCAAAAGAATGCATAGTG atatgtCCGAAGTACTCAGGGAATTCCAATGTAAACTTTGCTTAAAGCTTTTGGGCTCTCGTGCAGCTCTTCAACGACATATGAAAGAGGTTCATCATAAAGATGTAGTAGGAGCAGCAACATGTGATAGATGTGGAAAAATGTTccaaaataaaagtaatttaaaaatacacaTGTTGACTCATAGTGGTGTTAAACCTTTCAA gtGTAAAGAAAATAGTTGTAAAGCAGCTTTTACTACAAAGCAATGTTTgcaatttcattataaaaaggTACATGGTCTCACAGAGGAAATGATGCCTAAAATCGAAAGATCGGTTGCATATACTTTCGATGCTTATAGTGGTGGTCTTGTGGAAGATGTCGGACGTGGTAAAACTCCTCGTTTGAGTAGAAGAAATTCACaa caGGATAATAGCAACAGTTTACCATCTTTGGATGATTGTAGTTCAGAAAGTAGTTTAAAAGTTGAAACAAATACAAATTCTACACATCCTGCTATAATGGAGTTCCCAAGTGGAACAAATACTACATCCAAATATACAGTGGAGCATGATACTAAAGTATCGAGTGCTTCTACTCGTGTTACAATGCCTGTACCAAGTGGTATTGATACGAATGTAGAGGATGTACGTACAGATGTAGATTTGTATGCTGCATCAAGGATACAAAGTAAAGGAAGTAAAAAATGGCTGGGTGAATTTAATCCTACTACAACATCGGACATACCAACGTCGCATCTACCATCTGTCCCACCAGATGTATATGAATTTGAGGATagcagaaaagaagaagaagaaaaaactgtCTCTACAACTGCTACAACACAATCTCTACTAGATAGTAGTAAGCTGGGTCTTAGTGTATACAGAAGAACAGAAAGTGCGAATGCTAGCTTACTTGTTGAAGCAGCTTTAGATGCTGCTGAGAGAGACATAGGAGCAGTTTCTAGTCCAATATTGGAAGACAATGATCGTGATgcaaatttatattctatttctacACAATTACAGTCACCATTACCACAAAGATCTCCAAGTCATTTAGATTCATATATTCAACAACAAGATGAATTAATATCACCAGCACCTACACCGGATAATCGACATACTCCGCCTAGTCACTTGCATGTGGATTATCATCTTCACCGACCTGTGGATTATATGAATGCATCAAGAACACATAATATCGAACAGTATCTACATCACGAAGATTTACCACGTGTTTCTTCTCCAAATAGTTATATTCACATACCACAAGAAGACTTGGTATCTCCGTCAGCTACACCAAATCCACGATATCAAGATATACACCATCACCATCAAATGCCCACTGATAATTTATCAAGCGATGAAGGTGATTCAGTAGCTCAAAATCTTAGTCTTTCTGTTAAAGAGAAAGCTTTACAACTAGATTTGTCAAcatcatataaatatgatcCTCTTGAATCTGATTTTGGTAGAGAAAGATCAAATTTTGAGCCTCTTGTATTGAATAGTGGGGAACTTCAAGGTCTAGATATGTCAGCTAGAGGATTTCATCATAGTTTTGGTGCTCAAGTACAAAATACAagatatcatcatcatcatttatatgaaataaccGAACGGCAAAGTGTCGATCTCAGTAGGACAGGTGGCTATTCCATgtctccaccaccaccacctcctccacccTATTCTCATAGTGATGTTTTGCGGGTTGTTAGTCTAGATCTTACACCTGGTGGAAGACACAGTGTTGATCTAAGTCTTTCAAGATCACATCATTTGCACAGTTCTGGAACTCGTGTTATTACTAGCCCGCAACCAGCTAGTTCTTCTACCCCGCATATAGTACCTGACACAGTTGAAGGACGAATTTTATCTCCACCCCCGCCTCCCTTACCAGGATACAATCCAAGTTATCCTGTAAGCCCAGCTCCATATCATCCTCCTAGGCCAGCATACCATCATTATTCtggttattattaa
- the LOC127067719 gene encoding uncharacterized protein LOC127067719 isoform X2, protein MPKKSTKHVKESGITRSSHHGCDSGTSTDIKVKHFRSVHIGVTNGKRWLSLKKRLGLSTDEDLAVYLLDLAESIVRQDNKCNGLEEWKTNGKEERDSEIVKTENSIDDTEEPLRRSLRKQSTSICPEPDVSSTDTIQSLQTEVHDDIIKLHVRRSSRSKHHKNKAKHHKDKRKKRKHLKNAQNMETDKDYRLQEEKSPNRNLNSVICNTEINTEADTKSKLDVECFRVAPKNIESIMTKTEHIDSIGFIKDVNSEKNELNCNSKGIDIPNGVAQIGEDTSKKNIQLQTTPAVSSSEKNIMNESVVKVVRDILSSQNMENTENKKINEAEIRLHKEQNTESQENSSSISNVLDEAENVKALEERKLKKKRKRPKHETDGEENIVRDTPDDFLDDAMHKHRRKKHKHTSEHKNKKHHDVRKAPQDGIITQEETPNLNIVENESVISVIDKTQIDVNFDGNISEPHRLAITIKLCQDCNSRHLQDACPLNTPQYTITDSITYEDWLNKYKENLEVIKALKSDDPMSEGYGRLPDDGFESDEDSVPVDHCKSKAKIQREEKQLLVDSDRPLYARDSLPECFELKITTAEHGLGIYAKNPVPMYAKLGPLVGKSVKEMDIPDDFPMRHIWEIDNNGKTSYISTTNPLKSNWIRYMRPAETKEGRSVTVITKQGELHLITTQNIMSGMELTYWADSLSSAWTRKNKIDKTNCGGCNLNFTHPIYYRLHCCIFHDTNYSLTIRKYHCKVCGAAVLGKDNIMKHAAELHAGRGAYQCQYCKKFFLRLNYLEMHRTYGCAQNPQRSRPLCDFCGRKFCQPQKLKVHIKRMHSDMSEVLREFQCKLCLKLLGSRAALQRHMKEVHHKDVVGAATCDRCGKMFQNKSNLKIHMLTHSGVKPFKCKENSCKAAFTTKQCLQFHYKKVHGLTEEMMPKIERSVAYTFDAYSGGLVEDVGRGKTPRLSRRNSQDNSNSLPSLDDCSSESSLKVETNTNSTHPAIMEFPSGTNTTSKYTVEHDTKVSSASTRVTMPVPSGIDTNVEDVRTDVDLYAASRIQSKGSKKWLGEFNPTTTSDIPTSHLPSVPPDVYEFEDSRKEEEEKTVSTTATTQSLLDSSKLGLSVYRRTESANASLLVEAALDAAERDIGAVSSPILEDNDRDANLYSISTQLQSPLPQRSPSHLDSYIQQQDELISPAPTPDNRHTPPSHLHVDYHLHRPVDYMNASRTHNIEQYLHHEDLPRVSSPNSYIHIPQEDLVSPSATPNPRYQDIHHHHQMPTDNLSSDEGDSVAQNLSLSVKEKALQLDLSTSYKYDPLESDFGRERSNFEPLVLNSGELQGLDMSARGFHHSFGAQVQNTRYHHHHLYEITERQSVDLSRTGGYSMSPPPPPPPPYSHSDVLRVVSLDLTPGGRHSVDLSLSRSHHLHSSGTRVITSPQPASSSTPHIVPDTVEGRILSPPPPPLPGYNPSYPVSPAPYHPPRPAYHHYSGYY, encoded by the exons ATGCCGAAGAAAAGCACGAAGCATGTGAAGGAATCTGGGATAACGAGAAGCTCCCATCACGGTTGTGATTCCGGCACGAGTACGGATATCAAAGTGAAGCACTTTCGAAGTGTTCACATTGGCGTTACAAATGGAAAGCGTTGGTTATCTCTTAAAAAAAGGCTGGGATTGTCGACGGACGAAGACCTCGCAGTTTATCTTCTCGATCTTGCTGAATCAATCGTCAG aCAAGATAATAAATGCAATGGTCTTGAAGAATGGAAAACAAATggcaaagaagaaagggacTCAGAAATTGTCAAGACTGAAAATTCAATAGATGATACGGAAGAACCTCTTCGTCGAAGCCTAAGGAAGCAAAGTACTTCTATATGTCCAGAACCTGATGTTTCATCTACAGACACAATACAATCTTTACAAACAGAAGTACATGATGACATTATTAAGCTCCATGTACGTCGTAGTTCAAGATCTAAACATCATAAAAATAAGGCTAAACATCATAAAGACAAacgcaagaaaagaaaacacttGAAAAATGCACAGAACATGGAAACAGATAAAGATTATAGGTTacaggaagaaaaaagtcCCAATAGAAATCTAAATTCAGTTATTTGTAACACCGAGATAAATACAGAAGCAGATACTAAATCTAAATTAGATGTAGAATGTTTTCGTGTCGCtccaaaaaatatcgaatctaTTATGACAAAGACTGAGCATATAGATAGTATAGGATTTATAAAGGATGTAAATAGTGAAAAGAACGAGTTAAATTGCAATAGCAAAGGTATCGATATACCTAATGGAGTAGCACAAATTGGAGAAGAtacatctaaaaaaaatatacaactgCAAACTACTCCAGCTGTCTCTTCTtctgaaaagaatattatgaaTGAATCTGTTGTCAAAGTTGTAAGAGATATATTAAGCTCTCAAAATATGgaaaatacagaaaataaaaaaattaatgaagcaGAAATCAGATTACATAAGGAACAAAACACAGAATCTCAGGAAAATAGTAGTTCAATTTCTAATGTGTTAGATGAAGCGGAAAATGTAAAAGCTTTAGAAGaacgtaaattaaaaaagaaaagaaaaagaccaaAACATGAAACTGATGGAGAGGAGAATATTGTCAGAGATACGCCTGATGATTTTTTGGATGATGCTATGCACAAACATCGACGAAAAAAGCACAAGCATACTAGTGAGCACAAAAATAAGAAGCATCATGATGTGCGAAAAGCACCACAAGATGGAATCATTACTCAAGAAGAGACTCCAAATTTGAATATAGTAGAAAATGAATCTGTTATTTCAGTAATAGATAAAACTCAAATTGATGTAAACTTTGATGGTAATATATCAGAGCCTCATAGATTAGCAATTACAATAAAACTCTGTCAAGATTGTAACAGTCGGCATTTACAAGATGCATGTCCACTCAATACACCTCAATATACTATAACAGACTCTATAACGTATGAAGATTGGTTAAacaaatacaaagaaaatcttGAAGTAATTAAGGCTTTAAAATCTGATGATCCTATGTCAGAAGGTTATGGAAGATTACCAGATGATGGTTTTGAGTCAGATGAAGATTCAGTACCTGTAGATCATTGTAAATCGAAAGCAAAAATACagagggaagaaaaacaattactTGTAGATTCAGACAGACCTTTGTATGCTAGAGATTCTTTACCTGAAtgttttgaattaaaaattacaacaGCAGAACATGGTCTTGGAATTTATGCCAAGAACCCAGTTCCCATGTATGCCAAATTAGGTCCATTAGTTGGTAAATCTGTAAAAGAAATGGACATACCAGATGATTTTCCTATGAGACATATTTGGGAG atagaTAATAATGGTAAAACTTCATATATCAGTACCACTAATCCATTGAAAAGTAATTGGATTCGTTACATGAGACCAGCTGAaacaaaagaaggaagaagtgtAACAGTAATTACAAAACAAGGTGAATTACATCTTATCACTACACAAAACATTATGTCAGGAATGGAACTGACTTATTGGGCAGATTCATTGTCTTCAGCGTGGACtaggaagaataaaattgataaaacaa ATTGTGGTGgatgtaatttaaattttaccCATCCTATATATTATCGTTTGCATTGCTGCATTTTTCATGATACCAATTATAGTTTGACTATTAGAAAATACCATTGTAAG GTATGTGGAGCTGCTGTTCTAGGAAAGGATAATATCATGAAACATGCAGCAGAGTTACATGCAGGACGTGGTGCATACCAATGTCagtattgtaaaaaattttttttaagactGAACTATCTTGAAATGCATAGAACATATGGATGTGCACAGAATCCGCAACGTTCTAGGCCATTGTGTGATTTTTGTGGACGTAAATTTTGTCAACCTCAAAAACTCAAAGTACACATCAAAAGAATGCATAGTG atatgtCCGAAGTACTCAGGGAATTCCAATGTAAACTTTGCTTAAAGCTTTTGGGCTCTCGTGCAGCTCTTCAACGACATATGAAAGAGGTTCATCATAAAGATGTAGTAGGAGCAGCAACATGTGATAGATGTGGAAAAATGTTccaaaataaaagtaatttaaaaatacacaTGTTGACTCATAGTGGTGTTAAACCTTTCAA gtGTAAAGAAAATAGTTGTAAAGCAGCTTTTACTACAAAGCAATGTTTgcaatttcattataaaaaggTACATGGTCTCACAGAGGAAATGATGCCTAAAATCGAAAGATCGGTTGCATATACTTTCGATGCTTATAGTGGTGGTCTTGTGGAAGATGTCGGACGTGGTAAAACTCCTCGTTTGAGTAGAAGAAATTCACaa GATAATAGCAACAGTTTACCATCTTTGGATGATTGTAGTTCAGAAAGTAGTTTAAAAGTTGAAACAAATACAAATTCTACACATCCTGCTATAATGGAGTTCCCAAGTGGAACAAATACTACATCCAAATATACAGTGGAGCATGATACTAAAGTATCGAGTGCTTCTACTCGTGTTACAATGCCTGTACCAAGTGGTATTGATACGAATGTAGAGGATGTACGTACAGATGTAGATTTGTATGCTGCATCAAGGATACAAAGTAAAGGAAGTAAAAAATGGCTGGGTGAATTTAATCCTACTACAACATCGGACATACCAACGTCGCATCTACCATCTGTCCCACCAGATGTATATGAATTTGAGGATagcagaaaagaagaagaagaaaaaactgtCTCTACAACTGCTACAACACAATCTCTACTAGATAGTAGTAAGCTGGGTCTTAGTGTATACAGAAGAACAGAAAGTGCGAATGCTAGCTTACTTGTTGAAGCAGCTTTAGATGCTGCTGAGAGAGACATAGGAGCAGTTTCTAGTCCAATATTGGAAGACAATGATCGTGATgcaaatttatattctatttctacACAATTACAGTCACCATTACCACAAAGATCTCCAAGTCATTTAGATTCATATATTCAACAACAAGATGAATTAATATCACCAGCACCTACACCGGATAATCGACATACTCCGCCTAGTCACTTGCATGTGGATTATCATCTTCACCGACCTGTGGATTATATGAATGCATCAAGAACACATAATATCGAACAGTATCTACATCACGAAGATTTACCACGTGTTTCTTCTCCAAATAGTTATATTCACATACCACAAGAAGACTTGGTATCTCCGTCAGCTACACCAAATCCACGATATCAAGATATACACCATCACCATCAAATGCCCACTGATAATTTATCAAGCGATGAAGGTGATTCAGTAGCTCAAAATCTTAGTCTTTCTGTTAAAGAGAAAGCTTTACAACTAGATTTGTCAAcatcatataaatatgatcCTCTTGAATCTGATTTTGGTAGAGAAAGATCAAATTTTGAGCCTCTTGTATTGAATAGTGGGGAACTTCAAGGTCTAGATATGTCAGCTAGAGGATTTCATCATAGTTTTGGTGCTCAAGTACAAAATACAagatatcatcatcatcatttatatgaaataaccGAACGGCAAAGTGTCGATCTCAGTAGGACAGGTGGCTATTCCATgtctccaccaccaccacctcctccacccTATTCTCATAGTGATGTTTTGCGGGTTGTTAGTCTAGATCTTACACCTGGTGGAAGACACAGTGTTGATCTAAGTCTTTCAAGATCACATCATTTGCACAGTTCTGGAACTCGTGTTATTACTAGCCCGCAACCAGCTAGTTCTTCTACCCCGCATATAGTACCTGACACAGTTGAAGGACGAATTTTATCTCCACCCCCGCCTCCCTTACCAGGATACAATCCAAGTTATCCTGTAAGCCCAGCTCCATATCATCCTCCTAGGCCAGCATACCATCATTATTCtggttattattaa
- the LOC127067726 gene encoding cytochrome b-c1 complex subunit 2, mitochondrial, whose amino-acid sequence MACSAVRSPILRNSAVRHYATATATQTSAATCLETKLLNNKVIAVSLDNNNPVSQVSIIFRAGPRNETYHTQGISHHLRIAAGLTTCRSSYFGITRNIQQLGGNIIATSDRESIAYTLQVTRNNLDQALQFLEDVATQQVFKPWEISDQLPRLRYELSRIPETTRLLELLHRTAYRSGLGNSLYSPKRQVGKISSESLQHFVNSWFTGSRCAVVATGVPFSKICSFASALNVKSSDACDQPAKYYGGELRKERNSSTASVAIAVESAGLNKEKDVLALAVLQRALGTGPQVKWGSSASPLYKTVSGIAGKQSFAVSAFNAVYSDSGLFGFIICSEPSIAGSITACTYKLLKSLHLSDADINRGKNALKADILYATENDIGLLEILRQQALFKGQVCTAQEIVASVDKINASDVKNVAGKLGSGKPSLAAIGDICSVPNLDELS is encoded by the exons ATGGCTTGTTCTGCCGTACGATCACCTATTCTACGTAATTCTGcg gtGAGACATTATGCAACTGCCACTGCTACCCAGACTTCTGCCGCAACTTGTCTTGaaactaaattattaaataataaagttatagCTGTATctcttgataataataatcctgTATCACAAGTTTCTATTATCTTCAg GGCTGGTCCACGAAATGAAACTTATCACACTCAAGGTATTAGTCATCATTTACGTATTGCAGCTGGTTTGACTACATGTCGTTCCAGTTATTTTGGTATAACCAGGAATATACAGCAACTTGGAGGAAATATAATTGCTACAAGTGATCGTGAAAGTATTGCATATACATTACAAGTTACACGAAATAATTT GGATCAAGCTTTACAATTTTTAGAAGATGTTGCTACACAACAAGTGTTTAAGCCATGGGAAATATCAGATCAATTACCTAGATTACGTTATGAGTTATCAAGAATACCCGAAACCACACGTCTGCTTGAACTTCTGCATAGAACTGCCTATCGTTCAGGTCTTGGCAATTCCTTGTATTCACCAAAGCGACAAGTAGGAAAAATTAGTTCAGAATCT TTACAGCATTTTGTTAATTCATGGTTTACGGGATCAAGATGTGCTGTTGTTGCAACAGGTGTTccattttcgaaaatatgttCATTTGCTTCAGCCTTAAATGTAAAATCAAGCGATGCTTGTGATCAACCTGCAAAATATTATGGTGGAGAACTTCGTAAGGAGCGTAATTCGTCTACAGCCAGTGTAGCAATAGCTGTAGAATCTGCAGGTTTgaataaggaaaaagatgtTTTAGCATTGGCTGTATTACAAAGAGCTTTGGGTACTGGACCACAAGTGAAATGGGGATCGAGCGCAAGTCCACTTTACAAAACAGTGTCTGGTATTGCTGGTAAACAATCATTTGCTGTTTCCGCCTTTAATGCTGTTTACTCTGATTCCGGTTTATTTGGTTTTATAATCTGCAGTGAACCTAGTATTGCTGGATCG ataACAGCATGTACCTATAAATTGTTGAAATCTCTTCATTTGTCAGATGCTGACATTAATCGTGGTAAAAATGCATTGAAAGCTGACATTTTATATGCTACTGAAAATGATATTGGACTTTTAGAAATTCTTCGACAGCAAGCTTTATTTAAGGGTCAAGTTTGTACAGCCCAGGAAATTGTTGCAAGTGTAGATAAAATCAATGCATCTGATGTTAAAAAC gTAGCTGGAAAGTTAGGCTCTGGTAAACCATCTCTAGCTGCAATCGGTGATATTTGCAGTGTTCCAAATTTAGATGAATTAAGTTAG